In Methanobacterium sp. Maddingley MBC34, a genomic segment contains:
- a CDS encoding delta-aminolevulinic acid dehydratase (PFAM: Delta-aminolevulinic acid dehydratase), with protein MNFPTRRMRRLRKTPQLRKILQETTLNAEDFIYPLFIKEELEEGAGEHIDTMPGQYRYSLEDAVEEAKRLEKLGLQSVLLFGMPEEKDEMGTSAYAEDGIVQQTVRRLKAETNLVVITDVCLCQYTTHGHCGIVENGEIINDESLLLLAKTALSHAEAGADIVAPSDMMDGRVEAIREMLDDGGFQDTLIMSYAAKYASSFYAPFRDAVCSAPSFGDRRTHQMNPANVEEALLEVELDLNEGADIIMIKPAMAYLDVIRAVKEEFRMPTAAYQVSGEYSMLKAGIEAEYLTNDAIYESLLSIKRAGADLIISHFTPDFLEGKLDERC; from the coding sequence ATGAATTTCCCAACCCGTAGAATGCGCAGACTTAGAAAAACCCCCCAACTTAGGAAAATTCTCCAAGAAACTACTTTAAATGCAGAAGATTTCATTTATCCTTTGTTTATAAAGGAAGAACTGGAAGAAGGTGCTGGAGAACACATCGATACCATGCCTGGCCAGTACCGTTACAGTCTGGAGGATGCAGTGGAGGAAGCTAAAAGACTGGAAAAACTGGGCCTTCAATCAGTCCTTTTATTCGGAATGCCTGAAGAAAAGGATGAAATGGGAACTTCTGCCTATGCTGAGGATGGGATAGTACAACAGACTGTCAGGCGCTTAAAAGCAGAAACTAACCTGGTGGTTATCACTGATGTTTGCCTCTGCCAGTACACCACCCATGGCCACTGCGGAATTGTGGAAAATGGAGAGATCATCAACGATGAAAGCCTGCTTTTACTTGCAAAAACCGCTTTGAGTCATGCTGAAGCTGGTGCAGACATAGTAGCCCCTTCGGATATGATGGATGGCCGTGTGGAAGCCATTCGTGAAATGTTAGATGATGGAGGGTTCCAGGACACACTGATCATGTCCTACGCTGCCAAGTATGCATCAAGTTTCTACGCACCATTCCGTGATGCAGTTTGCTCAGCCCCATCATTTGGGGATCGCAGAACCCATCAGATGAATCCAGCCAATGTTGAGGAAGCCCTTTTAGAGGTTGAATTAGACCTCAATGAAGGAGCAGATATTATAATGATTAAACCAGCCATGGCATATTTAGACGTGATCCGTGCAGTTAAAGAGGAGTTTAGGATGCCAACCGCCGCTTACCAAGTTAGTGGAGAGTATTCCATGCTAAAAGCCGGGATTGAAGCAGAATACCTCACTAACGATGCTATATACGAATCATTGTTATCCATTAAACGAGCCGGTGCTGATCTTATCATATCCCACTTCACCCCTGACTTTCTGGAAGGAAAACTGGATGAAAGATGTTAA
- a CDS encoding Triphosphoribosyl-dephospho-CoA synthetase (PFAM: ATP:dephospho-CoA triphosphoribosyl transferase), whose amino-acid sequence MESSYVAKCAQIASVLEVSGHPKPGNVHRTRNFPDMVFEDFLLSGIAIGETMAKAADRGFKYRHRSEKWDKIGLGGLILEAVTETDRWVANNTNLGIVMLLTPISVVAGMIEDVNKGETNNHSIVGRGTEGLTEIWNIFRERIDQIMRSTTPEDAVNLYRAINLADAGGMGEQDDLDVAAESSLQKLRDEDVNMFNVLEMSSEWDKLSYELTHKMPVTFQTGYPTFKKLKSKYETNQATVQTFLTILSQVPDTLISRKYGEEKAMEVSASAKSILEKGGILNSRRISTVEKFDQELMNNGLNPGTTADFTASSIMIAYLDGYNDYKAKFQNE is encoded by the coding sequence TTGGAATCCAGTTATGTTGCTAAATGCGCACAGATAGCCTCAGTGCTTGAGGTGAGCGGGCATCCAAAACCAGGTAACGTGCATCGTACCCGAAACTTCCCAGATATGGTATTTGAAGATTTTCTTCTCAGTGGAATAGCCATTGGAGAAACCATGGCAAAAGCTGCAGACAGAGGGTTTAAATATCGTCACAGGTCCGAAAAATGGGATAAAATCGGGTTAGGCGGACTGATTCTGGAAGCAGTCACTGAAACTGACCGTTGGGTGGCTAACAACACCAATCTAGGTATTGTGATGTTACTCACCCCTATTTCAGTAGTTGCCGGGATGATTGAGGATGTAAACAAAGGTGAAACTAACAATCACAGTATAGTTGGAAGGGGAACTGAAGGGTTAACTGAAATTTGGAATATTTTCAGGGAGAGAATAGACCAGATCATGAGATCCACAACTCCTGAAGATGCAGTTAACCTTTACAGGGCCATTAACCTTGCTGATGCAGGGGGGATGGGCGAACAGGATGATCTAGATGTGGCAGCAGAAAGCTCCCTCCAGAAACTGCGGGATGAAGATGTAAACATGTTCAATGTGCTGGAGATGTCCTCTGAGTGGGATAAACTATCATACGAACTCACCCATAAAATGCCAGTTACATTCCAAACAGGATATCCTACCTTTAAAAAACTTAAATCCAAATATGAAACCAACCAGGCCACGGTGCAAACATTTCTAACCATTTTATCACAGGTTCCAGATACCCTCATCAGCCGCAAGTACGGGGAAGAAAAGGCAATGGAAGTTTCGGCCAGTGCAAAGTCCATATTGGAAAAAGGTGGAATATTGAACAGTAGGAGAATATCCACTGTGGAAAAATTCGACCAGGAACTGATGAACAATGGTTTAAACCCCGGTACCACAGCAGATTTCACTGCCTCATCAATTATGATTGCTTATCTTGATGGTTATAATGATTATAAAGCTAAGTTTCAAAATGAATAA